In Aegilops tauschii subsp. strangulata cultivar AL8/78 chromosome 3, Aet v6.0, whole genome shotgun sequence, one genomic interval encodes:
- the LOC109747642 gene encoding uncharacterized protein encodes MDSGDEFFFHHFLCSSDDSSSDDEDLVVAALVVHDHIQWQLPRYRGPVPGHAPNLNCNRERGHALLYVDYFANTPLFKPDKFRRRFRMARHLFNRIREGVVAHDPYFECKTDSLGKLGFSSYQKCTAAIRMLAYGIPGDLVDEYVRMSETTCLMSMYKFCQSVIEVFGPEYLRQPTAANTERLLATNAARGFPGMLGSIDCSHNDINVLQRSPVFARLAEGHSPPVNFEINGHQYNKGYYLVDGIYPQWSTFVKTISKPQGEKRKRFAQMQESARKDVERAFGVLQSRWGIVRNPALSRDERKLWEVMTACVIMHNMIVEDERDESIFDQGFDYQGENIEPLHQDPTTFEQFVQFHHEMRDWHTHLNLQNDLVEHVWDHIGNQ; translated from the exons ATGGACAGTGGAGATGAGTTTTTCTTCCATCACTTCCTTTGTTCATCGGACGATTCGTCGTCGGATGATGAAGATCTTGTGGTGGCTGCACTGGTCGTTCACGACCACATTCAATGGCAGCTTCCTCGGTACAGGGGGCCAGTCCCTGGCCATGCTCCCAACCTGAACTGCAACAGGGAGAGAGGCCACGCCCTGCTCTATGTCGATTACTTTGCGAACACCCCGCTTTTCAAGCCGGATAAATTTCGGCGCCGTTTTCGTATGGCAAGGCATCTGTTCAATCGTATCCGAGAGGGAGTGGTTGCTCATGACCCATACTTCGAGTGCAAGACGGATTCCCTTGGCAAGCTTGGATTCTCCTCTTACCAGAAATGCACCGCGGCCATCCGCATGCTTGCATATGGAATTCCAGGCGATCTGGTGGATGAGTATGTGCGTATGAGTGAGACAACATGTCTGATGTCAATGTACAAGTTCTGTCAGTCTGTGATCGAGGTGTTCGGCCCAGAGTACTTGAGGCAGCCAACTGCCGCTAATACAGAGAGATTGTTGGCGACCAACGCAGCTAGAGGCTTTCCAGgcatgcttggcagcatagatt GttctcacaatgatatcaacgtgctgcaGCGTTCTCCAGTCTTCGCAAGGCTTGCAGAAGGCCACTCCCCACCTGTCAACTTTGAGATCAACGGCCACCAGTACAACAAGGGATACTATCTAGTTGATGGTATATATCCTCAGTGGTCAACTTTTGTGAAGACAATCTCGAAACCCCAAGGTGAGAAGAGAAAGAGATTTGCCCAAATgcaagagagtgctagaaagGATGTGGAACGTGCTTTTGGTGTGCTTCAATCCCGGTGGGGTATCGTTCGAAACCCTGCACTATCAAGGGATGAAAGGAAGctttgggaggtgatgactgcttgtgtgatcatgcacaacatgatcgtcgaGGACGAGCGTGATGAGAGTATCTTCGACCAAGGATTTGATTATCAAGGTGAAAATATTGAGCCCCTGCACCAAGACCCGACCACATTTGAACAGTTTGTCCAATTCCACCATGAGATGCGTGATTGGCACACTCATTTGAATCTTCAAAATGACTTGGTTGAGCACGTGTGGGATCacattggcaaccaatag